The genomic DNA GGGGGAAGACTTCGGCAACCGGCCGCGCGGCTCGGGCGAGGAGTTGGACCGCCTCCGGCCGGACATCGAACCCGAGACGATCGCCCGCACGTCCGACCCGAAGGCGCGCGATTACTGGGACCGCATCTGGGGCAACCTGCCCGGCCGGCACGATACCCACGCCAGCCGGTCCTTCGAGACCCAGGGCAGCCTCTGGAACTTCATCAACCGGACGGCGGAGGCAGTTCATTGGCGGGATTCGAGCCCCTGGCACTGGCACCATCTGGACGCCTGGCGAGTCGCGCGGAGCGGACCTTGCAAGGTGATCTTCGACTCCTTCGCGGAAAACCTGGGCGGCGACGTGGCCGATCACTTCCGCCCCACACGCGACGAGATCATCAAGCGATGGTGGCACGGCGGCGACGTCCTGGAAGACGTGGCCGAAGGAAAAGGATGACGCCGGCATGACGGCCGAGACGCCCAACGAGCAGCCGAAAACGCCCGAGGTCCCCGAAACCGGTAAGGACCGCCGGTGGGCGACGCTCGTCTGGCGCGTGCTGGCGGTCGCGGTCATCGTGGCGGCGACGGTCCTCGTGGCGCATGTGCTGAGCCGGCCGGGCGGATGGACGCGGACGGGGGGCGAAGGCGGCTTGCCGGCGGGCGAGACCGAGGAATCGCTCTTTAAGCCCCTCCCGCGGATCGGCCCGCCGCAAGTTCCCGAGAAGGAATGGGCGTCGGCGAAGCGCGACCTGGCGCAGGTGATGGCGGGGATCCTGATGGCCGCCGCCGAAGAAGAAGGCGACTACGAGGACCCGGAGAATCAGACGCCCCAGGACCGGCGGGAGTTCCTGGCGGAGCGGTTCGGTCTGCCGGCCCAATACCCGCGCAGCGACCTGGGGCCCGGCGTCGTGCCCGAGGGGGCCGAGGTCCTCGCCGTCTTCGAC from Planctomycetota bacterium includes the following:
- a CDS encoding pilus assembly protein, which translates into the protein MNRPTRIARRARPARRGNALMEFILTLPIVIFVTGLAIYMSLALLTKQETLIEARHQLWHAAQHGSWSPMKLEGWAPAAGVGTGEDFGNRPRGSGEELDRLRPDIEPETIARTSDPKARDYWDRIWGNLPGRHDTHASRSFETQGSLWNFINRTAEAVHWRDSSPWHWHHLDAWRVARSGPCKVIFDSFAENLGGDVADHFRPTRDEIIKRWWHGGDVLEDVAEGKG